The following proteins are encoded in a genomic region of Bradyrhizobium sp. SK17:
- the purB gene encoding adenylosuccinate lyase codes for MMPQDHISNVLAERYASPAMRAIWSGEGKVRLERDYWIAVLKAQRDLGIAVPDGVIESYERVKDQIDLTSIMQRERITRHDVKARIEEFCDLAGHEHLHKGMTSRDLTENVEQLQVYRALQLVETKSIAALVRFARRAQQLRDIPFTARTHNVAAQVTTLGKRIAMFGEEMLLAHQGLVNVLQTYPARGLKGAVGTRLDQITLFNGDAGKARALEQNILVHLGLPKALDAVGQVYPRSLDFRAVSIITELASGPGNFAKTIRLMAGHELASEGFAKGQVGSSAMPHKMNSRSCERINGLHVILKGYLAMAAGLAGDQWNEGDVSCSVVRRVMLPDAFLAMDGLLETLLTVLDQMEVFEAVVATELNRYLPFLLTTTVMMEAVKKGAGREGAHEAIKEHAVAAIGDLRTGKIVQNDLLQRLAADQRLGLSEAELQLVLEQGRANSGDAGAQVDYFAEQVDVLAKAKPEAASYAPRAIL; via the coding sequence ATCATGCCCCAAGATCACATTTCCAACGTCCTCGCCGAACGTTATGCCTCGCCCGCCATGCGCGCCATCTGGAGCGGCGAAGGCAAGGTCCGCCTCGAACGCGACTACTGGATCGCCGTCCTGAAGGCCCAGCGCGATCTCGGCATCGCGGTGCCCGATGGCGTGATCGAGAGCTACGAGCGCGTGAAGGACCAGATCGACCTCACGTCGATCATGCAGCGCGAGCGCATCACCCGCCACGACGTCAAGGCGCGCATCGAGGAATTCTGCGATCTCGCCGGTCATGAACACCTGCACAAGGGCATGACCAGCCGCGACCTCACCGAGAATGTCGAGCAGTTGCAGGTCTACCGCGCGTTGCAGCTGGTCGAGACCAAGAGCATCGCCGCGCTGGTCCGGTTCGCCAGGCGCGCGCAGCAATTGCGCGACATCCCGTTCACCGCGCGCACCCACAACGTTGCCGCTCAGGTCACCACGCTCGGCAAGCGCATCGCGATGTTCGGCGAGGAGATGCTGCTGGCGCATCAAGGCCTGGTCAACGTACTGCAAACCTATCCGGCGCGCGGCCTGAAGGGCGCGGTCGGCACCCGGCTCGATCAGATCACCCTGTTCAATGGCGACGCCGGCAAGGCGCGCGCGCTCGAGCAGAACATCCTCGTGCATCTCGGCCTGCCGAAGGCGCTCGATGCCGTCGGCCAGGTCTATCCGCGCAGCCTCGACTTCCGCGCGGTCAGCATCATCACCGAGCTCGCCAGCGGTCCCGGCAACTTCGCCAAGACCATCCGCCTGATGGCCGGTCATGAACTCGCCAGCGAAGGTTTTGCCAAGGGCCAGGTCGGCTCCTCGGCGATGCCGCACAAGATGAACAGCCGCTCCTGCGAGCGCATCAACGGCCTGCACGTGATCCTGAAGGGCTATCTCGCGATGGCCGCCGGCCTCGCCGGCGATCAGTGGAACGAGGGCGACGTCTCCTGCTCGGTGGTCCGCCGCGTGATGCTGCCGGATGCCTTCCTCGCCATGGATGGCCTGCTCGAAACCCTGCTCACCGTGCTCGACCAGATGGAAGTGTTCGAGGCCGTGGTCGCGACCGAGCTCAACCGCTATCTGCCCTTCCTGCTCACCACCACGGTGATGATGGAAGCGGTGAAGAAGGGCGCCGGCCGCGAAGGCGCACACGAGGCGATCAAGGAGCATGCGGTTGCCGCCATCGGCGACCTGCGCACCGGCAAGATCGTGCAGAACGACCTGCTGCAACGTCTCGCCGCCGATCAGCGTCTTGGCCTCAGCGAGGCCGAATTGCAGTTGGTGCTGGAACAGGGTCGCGCCAATTCCGGCGACGCCGGCGCCCAGGTCGATTACTTCGCCGAGCAGGTCGATGTCCTGGCCAAGGCCAAGCCGGAAGCTGCCAGCTACGCGCCGCGCGCGATCCTGTGA
- the cynS gene encoding cyanase: MKREDLTEKLLDIKREKGWTWKYICEKIGGYSEVLITGAILGQMKLTKPQAANAGELFGLSKAEIAMLNETPMRGMPMPPTDPLIYRFYELVMVNGPAWKALIEEEYGDGIMSAIDFDMVMERLPNPKGDRVKITMSGKFLPYKYYGASGNVPEYGFKEG; the protein is encoded by the coding sequence ATGAAACGCGAAGACCTCACCGAGAAGCTGCTCGACATCAAGCGCGAGAAGGGCTGGACCTGGAAATATATCTGCGAGAAGATCGGCGGCTATTCCGAGGTGCTGATCACGGGCGCGATCCTTGGCCAGATGAAGCTGACCAAGCCGCAGGCGGCCAATGCCGGCGAATTGTTCGGGCTGTCGAAGGCCGAGATCGCGATGCTCAACGAGACCCCGATGCGCGGCATGCCGATGCCGCCGACCGATCCCCTGATCTATCGCTTCTACGAGTTGGTGATGGTCAACGGACCAGCCTGGAAGGCGCTGATCGAGGAAGAATATGGCGACGGCATCATGTCGGCGATCGACTTCGACATGGTGATGGAGCGGCTGCCGAATCCGAAGGGCGATCGCGTCAAGATCACCATGAGCGGCAAGTTCCTGCCGTACAAATATTACGGCGCCAGCGGCAACGTGCCGGAATACGGCTTCAAGGAAGGGTGA
- a CDS encoding ABC transporter ATP-binding protein, whose amino-acid sequence MTDKFISIEGIARRYPAAGGGTTAVFEDFWLSMARGEFGCVIGHSGCGKTTVLNILAGLDEPSEGTVIVDGQGIEGTSLDRAVIFQSHALLPWRTVLGNVAYAVGSKWRKWERARVKAHAQKFIDLVGLSGSEHKHPSELSGGMKQRVGIARALSITPKIMLMDEPFSALDALTRGTLQDEVRRICLETGQTTFMITHDVDEAIFLADKIFLMTNGPGAVLAEIVENPLPRERGRIDLHRHPYYYALRNHIVDFLVSRSKSFAAEVTGHDPRHVPTVRPGLGEPVIVSPPRVVEPNPAQSVAR is encoded by the coding sequence ATGACCGACAAGTTCATTTCCATCGAGGGCATCGCGCGGCGTTATCCTGCCGCCGGCGGCGGCACCACGGCGGTGTTCGAGGATTTCTGGCTGTCGATGGCGCGCGGCGAATTCGGTTGCGTGATCGGCCATTCCGGCTGCGGCAAGACCACGGTACTCAACATCCTCGCCGGCCTCGACGAGCCGAGCGAAGGCACGGTCATCGTCGACGGCCAGGGCATCGAGGGCACCAGCCTCGACCGAGCCGTGATCTTCCAGAGCCATGCGCTGCTGCCGTGGCGCACGGTGCTCGGCAATGTCGCCTACGCTGTGGGCTCGAAATGGCGCAAATGGGAGCGCGCCCGGGTCAAGGCCCACGCGCAGAAGTTCATCGACCTCGTCGGGCTCTCCGGCTCCGAGCACAAGCATCCGTCCGAACTGTCCGGCGGCATGAAGCAGCGCGTCGGCATCGCGCGGGCGCTGTCGATCACGCCGAAGATCATGCTGATGGACGAGCCGTTCTCGGCGCTCGACGCGCTGACCCGCGGCACGTTGCAGGACGAGGTACGGCGGATCTGCCTGGAGACCGGGCAGACCACCTTCATGATCACCCATGACGTCGACGAGGCGATCTTCCTCGCCGACAAGATTTTCCTGATGACCAACGGCCCCGGGGCGGTGCTGGCCGAGATCGTCGAAAATCCGCTGCCCAGGGAGCGCGGCCGGATCGATCTGCATCGCCATCCCTATTACTATGCGCTGCGCAACCATATCGTCGATTTCCTGGTCAGCCGCAGCAAGAGCTTTGCGGCCGAGGTGACCGGCCACGACCCGCGCCACGTGCCGACGGTGCGGCCCGGCCTCGGCGAGCCGGTGATCGTCTCGCCGCCGCGCGTCGTCGAACCCAATCCCGCGCAAAGTGTTGCGCGCTGA
- the ntrB gene encoding nitrate ABC transporter permease gives MTLSLRLRAAIVSFLLLATFLAAWHLATRGSGAAANMSPEYAKLMGLTATQGKSAMPGPLDVGAKLWEHLKRPFYDNGPNDKGLGIQLGYSIGRVGLGYLIAVLVAIPLGFMIGMSPLISRALDPFIQVLKPISPLAWMPLALYTIKDSSISAIFVIFICSVWPMLLNTAFGVAGVRKEWINVARTLEVGTIRRAFTVILPAAAPTILTGMRISIGIAWLVIVAAEMLVGGTGIGYFVWNEWNNLSITNVIIAILLIGLVGMLLDQVLARFTRMVTFPE, from the coding sequence ATGACGCTGTCCCTCCGCCTTCGCGCCGCGATCGTCTCCTTCCTGCTGCTCGCGACCTTCCTCGCCGCCTGGCATCTCGCCACCCGCGGCTCCGGCGCGGCGGCAAACATGAGTCCGGAATACGCCAAGCTGATGGGGCTGACCGCGACCCAGGGCAAATCCGCGATGCCGGGTCCGCTCGATGTCGGGGCCAAGCTGTGGGAGCACCTGAAGCGGCCGTTCTATGACAACGGGCCGAACGACAAGGGCCTCGGCATCCAGCTTGGTTACTCGATCGGGCGCGTTGGGCTCGGCTATCTGATCGCGGTCTTGGTCGCGATCCCGCTCGGCTTCATGATCGGGATGTCGCCCCTGATCAGCAGGGCGCTCGATCCGTTCATCCAGGTGCTGAAGCCGATCTCGCCGCTGGCCTGGATGCCGCTGGCGCTCTACACCATCAAGGATTCTTCGATCTCGGCGATCTTCGTGATCTTCATCTGCTCGGTGTGGCCGATGCTGCTCAACACCGCGTTCGGCGTTGCCGGCGTGCGCAAGGAATGGATCAACGTCGCACGCACGCTCGAGGTCGGCACCATCAGGCGTGCCTTCACCGTGATCCTGCCGGCGGCAGCGCCGACCATCCTGACGGGGATGCGGATCTCGATCGGGATTGCCTGGCTCGTGATCGTCGCTGCCGAGATGCTCGTCGGCGGCACCGGCATCGGCTACTTCGTCTGGAACGAGTGGAACAATCTGTCGATCACCAATGTGATCATCGCAATCCTGCTGATCGGCCTCGTCGGCATGCTGCTCGACCAGGTTCTGGCGCGGTTCACGCGCATGGTGACGTTTCCGGAGTAG
- a CDS encoding CmpA/NrtA family ABC transporter substrate-binding protein has product MSTFDDPFDADHVLARSGCACGLHRSAAEHDHAARTLRCEPVESEEKRYEGIVASAVVRAMFPQDVARRAFLKSVGAATALAALSQFFPLKTATEAFADAGPPEKKDLKVGFIPITCATPIIMAAPLGFYAKQGLNVEVVKTAGWAVIRDKTINREYAAAHMLAPMPIAISLGLGANAIPFTVPAIENINGQGITLAMKHKDRRDPKDWKGMKFAIPFDYSMHNYLLRYYLAEHGLDPDTDVQLRSVPPPEMVANLRADNIDGFLAPDNICQRAIYDGAGFLHILSKEIWDGHPCCSFAASREFITTAPNSFAALTRAIVDATGYAAKAENRKQIAEAIAPANYINAPVTVLEQVLTGTYADGLGGVKTDPKRVDFDPFPWQSFAVWMLTQMKRWGQIKGDVDYKAVAEQVYLATDTKKVMAEMGLTPPASAYKSFSVMGKSFDPAAPDDYLASFKIRKSS; this is encoded by the coding sequence ATGTCTACTTTCGATGATCCCTTCGACGCCGACCACGTGCTGGCGCGATCGGGCTGCGCCTGCGGGCTGCATCGCTCGGCCGCCGAGCACGATCACGCAGCGCGCACGCTGCGCTGCGAGCCTGTCGAGAGTGAAGAGAAACGCTATGAGGGCATCGTCGCCTCCGCGGTGGTGCGGGCGATGTTTCCGCAAGACGTTGCGCGCCGCGCCTTCCTGAAATCGGTCGGGGCCGCGACCGCGCTCGCCGCGCTGTCGCAATTCTTCCCGCTCAAGACCGCGACCGAAGCGTTCGCTGACGCGGGCCCGCCGGAGAAGAAGGACCTCAAGGTCGGCTTCATCCCGATCACCTGCGCGACCCCGATCATCATGGCGGCGCCGCTCGGCTTCTATGCCAAGCAAGGGCTGAACGTCGAGGTGGTGAAGACCGCCGGCTGGGCCGTGATCCGCGACAAGACCATCAACAGGGAATACGCCGCCGCCCACATGCTGGCGCCGATGCCGATCGCGATCTCGCTTGGCTTGGGGGCCAATGCCATCCCGTTCACGGTGCCCGCGATCGAGAACATCAACGGGCAGGGCATCACGCTGGCGATGAAGCACAAGGATCGGCGTGACCCCAAGGATTGGAAGGGCATGAAGTTCGCCATCCCGTTCGACTATTCGATGCACAATTACCTGCTGCGCTATTATCTCGCCGAGCACGGGCTCGATCCGGATACCGACGTGCAGCTCCGCTCGGTGCCACCGCCGGAGATGGTCGCCAATCTGCGTGCCGACAATATCGATGGCTTCCTTGCGCCGGACAATATCTGCCAGCGCGCGATCTATGACGGCGCCGGCTTCCTGCACATCCTGTCCAAGGAGATCTGGGACGGCCATCCCTGTTGCAGCTTCGCCGCGAGCCGCGAGTTCATCACGACTGCGCCGAATTCCTTTGCGGCGCTGACCCGCGCCATCGTCGACGCCACCGGCTATGCCGCGAAGGCCGAAAACCGCAAGCAGATCGCGGAAGCGATTGCGCCGGCCAACTACATCAACGCACCGGTCACGGTGCTGGAGCAGGTCCTGACCGGCACCTATGCCGACGGCCTCGGCGGAGTGAAGACCGATCCGAAGCGGGTCGATTTCGATCCATTCCCCTGGCAGTCCTTCGCGGTGTGGATGCTGACCCAGATGAAGCGGTGGGGCCAGATCAAGGGTGATGTCGATTACAAGGCGGTCGCCGAACAGGTCTATCTCGCCACCGACACCAAGAAAGTGATGGCCGAGATGGGGCTGACGCCGCCTGCAAGTGCCTACAAATCATTCTCGGTGATGGGCAAGAGTTTCGATCCGGCGGCACCCGATGATTACCTCGCCAGCTTCAAGATCAGGAAATCGTCGTGA
- a CDS encoding sulfurtransferase: MTDVLITAGELAELVKKEPCVIIDTRNPDAYAAGHLPGAVNVHDVFTFLATSTPEGIHELKTKFADAFGAAGLSGKETAVIYEQSMNSGFGQSCRGYYLLTMLGYPKIKVLHGGFDAWKAADLPVTTDVTVPVKAAFAIVPEAGDIMIDAKAMLAALDKPGVAILDVRDVDEWIGESSSPYGKDFCPRKGRIPGAVWLEWYRMMKPTGEGPRFKSKDEILAECATVGISQTTPVYLYCFKGARASNTFLALKNAGVKDVRMYFGSWNEWSRDPALPIDEGLPTAAVVTGKAA; encoded by the coding sequence ATGACGGACGTTCTGATCACCGCCGGCGAACTTGCCGAGCTCGTCAAGAAAGAACCGTGTGTCATCATCGACACCCGGAATCCGGATGCCTATGCCGCGGGCCACCTGCCGGGCGCCGTCAACGTGCATGACGTCTTCACGTTCCTTGCGACCTCGACGCCGGAAGGCATCCATGAGCTGAAGACCAAGTTCGCCGATGCGTTCGGCGCCGCGGGTCTCTCCGGCAAGGAGACCGCCGTGATCTACGAGCAATCGATGAATTCCGGCTTCGGCCAGTCCTGCCGCGGCTATTATCTGCTGACCATGCTGGGCTATCCCAAGATCAAGGTGCTGCATGGCGGCTTCGATGCCTGGAAGGCGGCGGATCTGCCAGTCACCACCGACGTCACGGTGCCGGTGAAGGCGGCGTTCGCGATCGTGCCGGAGGCCGGCGACATCATGATCGACGCCAAGGCGATGCTGGCGGCGCTCGACAAACCGGGCGTCGCGATCCTCGACGTGCGCGATGTCGACGAGTGGATCGGCGAGAGCTCGTCTCCGTATGGGAAGGATTTCTGCCCGCGCAAAGGCCGCATCCCGGGCGCGGTGTGGCTCGAATGGTACCGCATGATGAAGCCGACCGGCGAGGGTCCGCGCTTCAAGTCGAAGGACGAGATCCTCGCCGAATGCGCCACCGTCGGCATCTCACAGACCACGCCGGTCTATCTCTACTGCTTCAAGGGTGCGCGCGCCTCCAACACCTTCCTCGCGCTGAAGAACGCCGGCGTGAAGGACGTGCGGATGTACTTCGGCTCCTGGAACGAGTGGTCGCGCGACCCGGCGCTGCCGATCGACGAAGGCTTGCCGACCGCGGCCGTCGTGACCGGCAAGGCGGCATAG
- a CDS encoding acyl-CoA dehydrogenase family protein, producing MGSLALSRVAAQDPAPTIADEVARLARHELAPLASAIDAGSVYPAEFLRRVGGVGAWSSHVPQEGPADLRCAIQAMAAIGEVCGATAFMAWCQNTLVWYAANSTNMKLAARFGDGFSSGRVLGGTGLSNPMKSFFGIERLKLKGRKVDGGYIVRGALPWVSNLGPDHYFGTIFEREDEDGQSKPGGTVMFLADCSDPAITLTPCKPFLAMDGTGTYGVQFRDAFVPDELVLADPAAAFVKKIRAGFILLQAGMGLGLMKDCINIMDEVHAPLGHVNRYLPQQPLQFRELYAEFEKETMMLARDPYNEDDSYWRRVVALRLRIGDASVAVANAAMLHCGARGYLMSHRAQRRLREAYFVAIVTPATKQLRKMLADG from the coding sequence ATGGGTTCACTGGCTTTATCGCGGGTCGCAGCTCAAGATCCCGCACCGACCATTGCGGACGAGGTTGCGCGCCTCGCCCGTCACGAGCTGGCACCGCTTGCATCTGCAATCGATGCCGGCTCCGTCTACCCGGCCGAATTCCTGCGTCGCGTCGGCGGCGTGGGCGCCTGGAGCAGCCATGTGCCGCAGGAAGGGCCGGCCGATTTGCGCTGCGCGATTCAGGCGATGGCCGCGATCGGCGAGGTCTGCGGCGCCACCGCCTTCATGGCTTGGTGCCAGAACACGCTGGTCTGGTACGCCGCGAACTCCACCAACATGAAGCTCGCCGCGCGGTTCGGCGATGGCTTCTCCAGCGGGCGGGTGCTCGGCGGCACCGGGCTGTCCAACCCGATGAAGAGCTTCTTCGGCATCGAACGGCTGAAGCTCAAGGGACGCAAGGTCGATGGCGGCTACATCGTGCGCGGCGCGCTGCCCTGGGTGTCGAATCTCGGCCCCGACCATTACTTTGGCACCATCTTCGAGCGCGAGGACGAGGACGGTCAGAGCAAGCCCGGCGGCACCGTAATGTTTCTCGCGGACTGCTCGGATCCCGCGATCACGCTGACGCCGTGCAAACCGTTCCTCGCGATGGACGGCACCGGCACCTACGGCGTCCAGTTCCGCGACGCCTTCGTGCCGGACGAACTGGTTCTGGCCGACCCCGCCGCAGCCTTCGTCAAGAAGATCCGCGCCGGCTTCATCCTGCTACAGGCCGGCATGGGCCTCGGACTGATGAAGGACTGCATCAACATCATGGACGAGGTCCACGCGCCGCTCGGCCACGTCAACCGCTATCTGCCGCAGCAGCCGCTGCAATTCCGCGAACTCTACGCCGAGTTCGAGAAGGAGACGATGATGCTGGCGCGCGATCCCTACAATGAAGACGACAGCTACTGGCGCCGCGTCGTCGCGCTCCGCCTGCGCATCGGGGACGCCAGCGTCGCGGTCGCGAATGCCGCGATGCTTCATTGCGGAGCGCGCGGCTACCTGATGAGCCACCGCGCCCAGCGCCGGCTGCGCGAAGCCTATTTCGTCGCCATCGTCACGCCCGCCACCAAGCAACTGCGCAAGATGCTGGCGGACGGCTGA
- a CDS encoding OsmC family protein: MTAVAQKTALTGCLAPIDKGGLEQLIANGKANPKVIKTLKCKTVAEGKFRHANYIRNLAPYIVDEPPGLLGDDTAPNPSEASLAALGSCLAVGLHANAVHRGWTVNKLELELEGDLNITAVWGTGDVSEKPVGFTDVRVKVDMECEGVPQHEIDALVAHVKKWSPVANTFTRPVNLEVSA; the protein is encoded by the coding sequence ATGACCGCTGTCGCCCAGAAAACCGCTCTGACCGGCTGCCTCGCGCCGATCGACAAAGGCGGGCTCGAGCAGCTGATTGCCAACGGCAAGGCCAACCCGAAGGTGATCAAGACCTTGAAGTGCAAGACGGTGGCCGAGGGCAAGTTCCGCCACGCCAACTACATCCGCAACCTCGCGCCCTACATCGTCGACGAGCCGCCCGGGTTGCTCGGCGACGACACCGCGCCCAATCCGTCGGAAGCCTCGCTCGCCGCGCTCGGCTCCTGTCTCGCGGTCGGCCTGCATGCCAACGCCGTGCATCGCGGCTGGACCGTCAACAAGCTCGAGCTCGAGCTCGAGGGCGACCTCAACATCACCGCGGTGTGGGGCACCGGCGACGTCAGCGAGAAGCCGGTCGGCTTCACCGACGTCCGCGTCAAGGTCGACATGGAATGCGAGGGCGTGCCGCAGCACGAGATCGATGCGCTGGTGGCGCATGTGAAGAAGTGGTCGCCGGTCGCCAACACCTTCACCCGGCCCGTCAATCTCGAGGTCAGCGCTTAG